A genomic segment from Phragmites australis chromosome 6, lpPhrAust1.1, whole genome shotgun sequence encodes:
- the LOC133921726 gene encoding protein S40-4-like, with product MARSTLSAEKERAYLQFAPSPLGVVPSPAEEFDESDIWGALYPAASDPKPPGGSPRARHPVPAIRPNGRKTKPAMAVGRAAHGSLPVNIPDWSKILGDEYRGHHAGGDWELDDADADDVDAVVPPHELAWRRRAASLSVHEGAGVVGRTLKVRDAVWKRTTGFQD from the coding sequence ATGGCAAGGAGCACGCTGTCGGCGGAGAAGGAGCGCGCGTACCTTCAGTTCGCGCCGTCGCCGCTCGGCGTGGTGCCCAGCCCGGCCGAGGAGTTCGACGAGTCGGACATCTGGGGCGCGTTGTACCCGGCAGCGTCGGACCCCAAGCCACCGGGCGGGTCGCCCCGGGCTCGTCATCCGGTCCCGGCCATCCGGCCGAACGGGCGGAAGACGAAGCCGGCCATGGCGGTGGGCAGGGCCGCGCACGGGTCCCTTCCGGTGAACATACCGGACTGGTCCAAGATCCTGGGCGACGAGTACCGGGGCCACCACGCGGGCGGCGACTGGGAGCTcgacgacgccgacgccgacgacgTGGACGCGGTGGTGCCGCCGCACGAGCTGGCGTGGCGGCGCCGGGCCGCGTCGCTGTCGGTGCACGAGGGCGCGGGGGTCGTCGGCAGAACGCTCAAGGTCCGGGACGCGGTCTGGAAGAGGACCACCGGATTCCAGGACTGA